Genomic segment of Streptomyces longhuiensis:
CCAGGGCCTTTCGTTCGGATCAGGCCGGATCAGGGAGCGGGGCCCGGTGCCGTGCTGCGCAAGACGGAGGAAGGAGCCCACACGATGAGGCTCCTGCTCGAACGCCCCGGGAGCCAGGGGAGGCGGCGCCTGACGACAACGCCGAGAGGTGCGGTGCCGGGCCCCGCGAGCCCGGCCTGATCCGGCCTGATCCGGCCTGATCCGAACGAGAGGCCCTAGGCCTGCCCCTCCGCGACGCGGATCGCGTCCCGGTACGCCCGCGCCGCCGCCCGCAGCGCCGCTTCCGGGTCGACGCCGTCGGCCTCGGCGCGCAGGGCGAGCGTCAGCAGTTCGTAGCCGACGCCCTCTCCGGTCGGGAGGGGCACGTCGAGGCCGGCCGTGCGGACCCTCGACCCCAGCTTGGCGGCGAGCGCGAGGCCGGGCTGTCCCACCGGCACCCCGTCCGTGACGGACTCGCGCTGCTTCTCCACGGCCTTCGTGCGCAGCCAGTGCTCCTTCACGTCCTCCGGGGTGAGCGCCGTGTCGTCGCCGAAGACGTGCGGGTGACGGTGGATGAGCTTCTCGACGATGCCGCCGGCGACGTCGTCCACGGAGAACGCCTCGTCCCCTTCCTCGCCGGAGGCCTCCTCGGCGATCCGGGCGTGGAAGACGACCTGGAGGAGCACGTCCCCGAGCTCCTCGCGCAGCTCGTCCCGGTCGCCGTCCTCGATCGCCTCGACGAGTTCGTACGCCTCCTCGATCGCGTACTTCGCCAGGCCCTTGTGGGTCTGCTGCGAGGACCACGGGCACTCGCGGCGGATGCGGTCCATGACCTGGACCAGGTCGAGGAGGCGGGCGCCCGGCAGGTCGTAGGAGGCCGGGAGCAGTTCCAGATCGGGCATCGCGACGCGGCCCGAGCCGGCGAGCGCGGCCAGGCCGTCGGTCAGGCGCCGGTCGCCCTCGGCGGTGGCGACGACCACGACGGTGCGGCCCCCGGCACAGGCGTCGACGAGCTCGCCGGCCGTCGGCGCCGCCTCCCGCACCGCGATGCCGGCCTCCCGCAGATACGGCAGCTGCGGGTGCGCGGCGTCGGCGCACAGCACCTCGTCGGCGGCGTGCAGGAGCTGCCAGGCCGACCAGGACAGCAGGCCGGGCGCGACGCGGTGGCTGGTGGTGAGCAGGACGATGCGGCCGGTCGGGACGGCGGCGGGTGCGTTCTCGGCGTTCACGCCTCGAACGTAACCCAGGCCGCCCGTCAGGCCCTACGCCGTCTGCTCGTCCCCCGTCTTCGGGGACGTGACCTCGCGCACCCACGGCGTCTTCGCGTCGGCGCGGCCGTGGCTCTTGGCGATGTCCCAGGTGCCGTAGCGCGGGTTCAGGTCGACGTTCAGCTCCTTGGAGGCCTGGTCGAGCGCCTTCCAGAAGGGGGCCTGGTCGGCCTCGGACTGGGACTGCATGTTCGCGCCGACCTTCTGGGCAAGGCCCATGACCTCGAGATCGGTGCGGGCACTGTCCGCGATGCGCTCGGGCGCGATGTTGTACTGCTCGAGCAGGGCGAGCCGCATCTGCCGGACGCCGCCGGCCTGCTGCGCCATCGCGGCTTCCCGCTCCTGGACCTGCCTGCGGCTCACCGTGACGCCCGCGTCGGCGGCCGCGCGGTGCAGGACCCGGTCGAAGACCATGGAGTGCAGCGTGTTCCGGGTGAGGCTGCCGGACTTGGCGATGGCCTGCTCGTACTGCTGGTCGTCCTTGGTGGCGGCCTGCTGGGCGTCGCGCACCTCGTTCACCCGGTTCTCCAGCTGGGAGACGGTGATGCGGTCGCTGCCCACGACGGCCGCGGCGCCGGGATGCGCGTTGTCGCCGCAGGCGGTGAGGAGGGGGACCGCGGCTACGGCGGCGGTGGCGAGGACGAGCGCGGTGCGGCGGCTGTTGCGGCGATGCAAGGTGGGCCTCCCTGCGAAGAGTTTGTGCGTCGGTGCACAAAGTCCGGCGGTGATCGATGTTAGGCAGTGGCCGTGCTCTCGGCCACCTATTCGACCCAACGATTCGCCGGGAGTTGAGGCACTCCCCCGCGCCCGGCCCGCCCCGGGCTCAGCCCCGGACCTGCCCCAGCCACTGCAAGGTGCGGCGGATTTCGGCCGGGAACGGGTGTCCCGGCCCGTGGAGGCGCTCCGCGTCGTGCAGCAGACGTACGAGGGTGTCGTGCGCGGCGGCCCGGTCGCCGAGCGCGAGGAGCAAGTGGCCGATGCGGCGCCGGACTTCGAGGGGCAGCGTGATGTCCGTCGTCGCGTACTGGTTCTCGTAGTACGGGAGCAGCGCCCGGTATTCGGCGAGCGCGGCGGCCGGTTCGCCGAGCTGTTCCAGGCACTGCGCGGCCTCGTAGCGGAACTGGAGGGACTGCGGGTCGGCCTGGCCCGCCTCGGCGGAGCGCTCGTCTGCGAGGCGGCGCAGCTCGGGCAGGGCGCGGCGGTACTGGCCGTCGTCCATGAGCGTCGCGGCGTACTGCTTGCGCAGCGTCCGGACGACCGGTGAGTGCTCGCCGTGCTGGGCCGCGGCCGCGGGCAGGATCGCGCCGAGGATGTCGACGGCCTGCGTGATGCGGCCCTCGCCGAGGAGGCGCTTGACCTCGTCGACGGCGCCCGCGACGTCCGGCTTGTCGGTGTGGGGCGTGGGCGCGGCGGGCTGCGGGGCGGGGGTGCGGGCGCGGTCGGGCCAGGGGGCGTGCGGGCGCAGGAAGGGCCGGGTCGGGTCGAGGGGGCCGCCGCTCGGCACACCGCGCGCGGGCAGCAGCGGGAGCAGGGCCTCGTACGTCTCCTGCGCGGAGGCGGGCCGGTGCTGCGGGTCCTTGGCGAGCAGGCGCAGGACGAGCGCCTCCAGGGCTTCGGGGACCTCGGGGCGCAGGCGGCGGACCGGCAGGGGCGGCTCGTAGAGGTGGCGGTGCAGGACGCCGAGGGCGGTGGAGCCCGCGAACGGGACGTCTCCGCTGAGGAGTTCGTGCAGCAGCACCCCGAGCGCGTACAGGTCCGTGTAGGGGCCCACCGCGCCGCCC
This window contains:
- a CDS encoding SurA N-terminal domain-containing protein — translated: MHRRNSRRTALVLATAAVAAVPLLTACGDNAHPGAAAVVGSDRITVSQLENRVNEVRDAQQAATKDDQQYEQAIAKSGSLTRNTLHSMVFDRVLHRAAADAGVTVSRRQVQEREAAMAQQAGGVRQMRLALLEQYNIAPERIADSARTDLEVMGLAQKVGANMQSQSEADQAPFWKALDQASKELNVDLNPRYGTWDIAKSHGRADAKTPWVREVTSPKTGDEQTA
- a CDS encoding nucleoside triphosphate pyrophosphohydrolase; this encodes MGYVRGVNAENAPAAVPTGRIVLLTTSHRVAPGLLSWSAWQLLHAADEVLCADAAHPQLPYLREAGIAVREAAPTAGELVDACAGGRTVVVVATAEGDRRLTDGLAALAGSGRVAMPDLELLPASYDLPGARLLDLVQVMDRIRRECPWSSQQTHKGLAKYAIEEAYELVEAIEDGDRDELREELGDVLLQVVFHARIAEEASGEEGDEAFSVDDVAGGIVEKLIHRHPHVFGDDTALTPEDVKEHWLRTKAVEKQRESVTDGVPVGQPGLALAAKLGSRVRTAGLDVPLPTGEGVGYELLTLALRAEADGVDPEAALRAAARAYRDAIRVAEGQA
- a CDS encoding serine/threonine-protein kinase — translated: MSTLIGQGGMGQVWTAYDQRLDRRVAVKLLRPDRVAGQEADELRRRFVRECRVTAQVDHPGLVTVHDAGTQGEDLYLVMQYVDGADLSDHLAEHDPYPWQWAVSVAAQLCAVLCAVHAVPIVHRDLKPRNVMVKQDGTVTVLDLGVASVLDTDTTRLTHTGSPIGSPAYMAPEQAMGGAVGPYTDLYALGVLLHELLSGDVPFAGSTALGVLHRHLYEPPLPVRRLRPEVPEALEALVLRLLAKDPQHRPASAQETYEALLPLLPARGVPSGGPLDPTRPFLRPHAPWPDRARTPAPQPAAPTPHTDKPDVAGAVDEVKRLLGEGRITQAVDILGAILPAAAAQHGEHSPVVRTLRKQYAATLMDDGQYRRALPELRRLADERSAEAGQADPQSLQFRYEAAQCLEQLGEPAAALAEYRALLPYYENQYATTDITLPLEVRRRIGHLLLALGDRAAAHDTLVRLLHDAERLHGPGHPFPAEIRRTLQWLGQVRG